A portion of the Rhodococcus pseudokoreensis genome contains these proteins:
- the hppD gene encoding 4-hydroxyphenylpyruvate dioxygenase, whose amino-acid sequence MTTTDIRLTPREVAAQLESDELRQLVGLVEHDDASDPFPVVAMDAVVFVCGNATQSMQYFVSTWGMTLVAYAGPETGQRSHKSFVLESGTARFVLHGAVDPKSPLADHHRAHGDGVVDLAMEVLDVDRCIAHARTQGATILEEPRDVTDRHGTVRLAAIATYGSTRHTLVDRSRYDGPYLPGFVSRSSGYAARPGKPKRLFQALDHAVGNVEMGRMDHWVRFYNRVMGFTNMAEFVGDDIATEYSALMSKVVANGNHRVKFPLNEPAVGKKKSQIDEYLEFYGEPGCQHLALATGDILATVDALRAEGVEFLATPDAYYEDPQLRARIGTVRVPVEELQKRGILVDRDEDGYLLQVFTKPLGDRPTVFFEVIERHGSLGFGAGNFRALFESIEREQAARGNL is encoded by the coding sequence ATGACTACCACCGACATTCGCCTGACGCCCCGTGAGGTGGCCGCACAACTGGAGTCCGACGAGCTCCGGCAGCTGGTCGGACTCGTCGAACACGACGACGCGTCGGATCCGTTTCCCGTGGTCGCGATGGACGCCGTCGTATTCGTGTGCGGCAACGCGACGCAGAGCATGCAGTACTTCGTCTCCACCTGGGGGATGACCCTCGTCGCCTATGCCGGGCCGGAGACCGGTCAGCGGTCGCACAAGTCGTTCGTCCTCGAATCCGGAACGGCGCGGTTCGTGCTGCACGGCGCCGTGGACCCGAAGAGCCCGCTCGCCGACCATCACCGGGCCCACGGCGACGGCGTGGTGGACCTGGCCATGGAGGTGCTCGACGTCGACCGCTGCATCGCGCACGCGCGCACCCAGGGGGCCACCATCCTGGAGGAGCCGCGCGACGTCACGGATCGGCACGGCACCGTGCGGCTCGCGGCGATCGCCACCTACGGCAGCACCCGGCACACCCTCGTCGACCGCAGCAGGTACGACGGCCCCTACCTACCCGGATTCGTCTCGCGCTCCAGCGGTTACGCGGCGCGGCCGGGGAAGCCGAAACGCCTGTTCCAGGCGCTCGACCACGCCGTCGGCAACGTCGAGATGGGCCGGATGGATCACTGGGTGCGGTTCTACAACCGGGTCATGGGATTCACGAACATGGCCGAATTCGTCGGCGACGACATCGCCACCGAGTACTCGGCGCTCATGTCGAAGGTCGTGGCGAACGGCAACCACCGGGTGAAGTTCCCGCTCAACGAACCGGCGGTGGGAAAGAAGAAGTCGCAGATCGACGAATATCTCGAGTTCTACGGTGAGCCGGGCTGCCAGCATCTGGCCCTTGCGACCGGTGACATCCTCGCCACCGTCGACGCGCTGCGCGCGGAGGGCGTCGAGTTCCTGGCCACCCCCGACGCCTATTACGAGGATCCGCAACTGCGTGCCCGCATCGGCACGGTGCGGGTGCCGGTGGAGGAACTGCAGAAACGCGGAATCCTCGTCGACCGCGACGAGGACGGGTACCTCCTGCAGGTCTTCACCAAACCGCTCGGTGACCGGCCGACGGTGTTCTTCGAGGTGATCGAACGGCACGGATCGCTGGGGTTCGGGGCAGGCAACTTCCGGGCCCTGTTCGAAT